From one Gracilibacillus salinarum genomic stretch:
- a CDS encoding ABC transporter permease, producing MGQVDSVQDTQQNLPESSSPLKTQVKPGLFSKNKKKAPKPPVQGGFWKRLSKQKALLCMSIPFVAWLIIFKYIPVAGWMMAFQDYKPQFGLFDQEWVGLKHFKDLFNEPMFYRALENTLGMGILGLVFGTLSAIAFALFLNELRFVALKKWTQTISYLPHFVSWVIAANIVITMLSTDGFINNFLEGLGLIDNPINFMAEPGLFWGIVTAADVWKETGWNAIIYLAAMAGVDPQLYEAAKVDGASRLRQMWHITLPSIRSVIIVLLILNIGNLINIGFEKQMLLGNNIVYEKSIVIDLYALDYGIGMFRYSFGTAIGIFKSVVSVILILICNGIAKRIGEGRVF from the coding sequence ATGGGTCAAGTTGATAGTGTGCAAGATACACAACAGAATCTACCTGAATCAAGCTCGCCTTTAAAGACGCAGGTTAAACCAGGGCTTTTCTCCAAAAATAAGAAAAAAGCACCTAAACCACCTGTTCAAGGGGGATTTTGGAAAAGGTTAAGTAAACAAAAGGCATTATTATGTATGTCAATTCCTTTTGTTGCATGGTTAATCATCTTTAAGTACATTCCTGTGGCTGGCTGGATGATGGCTTTTCAAGATTATAAGCCACAGTTTGGCTTGTTTGATCAGGAATGGGTAGGGCTGAAACACTTTAAAGATCTATTCAATGAACCGATGTTCTACCGGGCGTTGGAAAATACGTTAGGAATGGGAATTTTAGGTCTTGTCTTCGGAACGCTTTCAGCAATTGCTTTTGCTTTGTTTCTAAATGAATTGCGTTTTGTTGCTTTGAAGAAATGGACACAAACGATATCGTATTTACCCCACTTTGTTTCCTGGGTAATTGCAGCGAACATCGTGATTACCATGCTTTCCACAGATGGTTTTATCAATAATTTTTTAGAAGGACTTGGACTTATTGATAATCCAATTAATTTCATGGCAGAACCTGGTTTGTTCTGGGGAATTGTAACCGCTGCCGATGTCTGGAAGGAAACCGGTTGGAATGCCATTATTTATTTAGCAGCGATGGCCGGGGTAGATCCACAGCTTTATGAAGCAGCGAAAGTCGATGGAGCAAGCAGACTTCGTCAAATGTGGCATATTACATTGCCAAGTATCCGCTCTGTCATAATCGTACTTCTCATATTAAACATTGGTAACTTAATCAATATTGGTTTTGAGAAGCAGATGCTACTCGGTAACAATATCGTTTATGAGAAATCGATAGTCATTGACTTATACGCATTAGATTACGGGATCGGAATGTTCCGCTATTCATTTGGTACAGCGATCGGGATATTTAAATCAGTTGTCAGTGTGATTTTGATCCTGATTTGTAACGGTATTGCAAAACGAATTGGTGAAGGTAGAGTGTTCTAG
- a CDS encoding ABC transporter substrate-binding protein, with the protein MLKTSFKIMALLLVTIGLLAACSSGESNDPNKTTLTFWNRLPELTTQFEDFITTFEEEHPDIQIDMQTLGASGNQQYQTAIKNDELPDIFVTANVTSLQNLVDQELLHNLNDVVTPEVKEEFYPGVWSENFTTIGEDIYQLPLNSGKSSVLMYYNKDVLEEYGISEEQIPSTWDEMLEVGKSIYDQSGGGVYGLIMGAEANWLSDMTINQMATNITPEVHPSIDVARQLNYKSGNPDFVNDGNVETIEFLKTLMDENVLSPASVEYNESTAIANFAAGKSAFYFDGNWAGSVIMNDEEGPGFENWGVAPMPTKDGGAYYSDMVPKEGLMVSNSTEHWEEVQTFLNYFIENGYRDVIVESGAHEPPMDIEVSDPPFEQYNKINEINGQNSIATPSIYEKNSDTIGFIQDYQGGLSYSTGSILAGYLQGEVSDAGAELEKAQEEAQKVFDENLEQYENVNQSDFVFNDWVPFEPYTTE; encoded by the coding sequence ATGCTTAAAACTTCATTTAAAATAATGGCATTACTACTTGTTACGATTGGTCTATTGGCAGCGTGCAGTTCAGGAGAAAGCAATGATCCTAACAAAACGACATTAACTTTTTGGAATCGTTTACCCGAGTTGACGACACAGTTTGAGGATTTTATTACTACATTCGAAGAGGAACACCCAGACATTCAAATTGATATGCAAACACTAGGAGCATCAGGCAATCAACAATATCAGACGGCTATCAAAAATGATGAATTGCCAGATATTTTTGTTACGGCCAATGTTACTTCACTACAGAACCTGGTGGATCAGGAGTTGTTACACAATTTAAACGATGTGGTCACACCCGAAGTGAAGGAGGAATTCTATCCGGGGGTTTGGAGTGAGAACTTCACCACAATCGGTGAAGATATTTATCAGCTACCGCTTAACTCTGGGAAAAGTTCCGTTTTAATGTATTATAACAAGGATGTTTTAGAAGAATATGGTATTTCAGAGGAGCAAATCCCGTCTACTTGGGATGAGATGCTTGAAGTTGGGAAAAGTATCTATGATCAATCAGGTGGTGGCGTTTACGGCCTAATTATGGGTGCCGAAGCAAATTGGTTATCCGATATGACGATAAATCAGATGGCCACTAATATAACGCCAGAGGTTCATCCGTCAATTGATGTGGCTCGACAATTAAACTATAAATCTGGTAATCCTGATTTTGTGAATGATGGCAATGTAGAAACAATAGAATTTTTGAAAACGTTAATGGACGAAAATGTACTTTCGCCGGCAAGTGTGGAATATAACGAATCGACAGCAATTGCTAATTTTGCAGCAGGTAAATCTGCTTTCTATTTTGATGGAAATTGGGCAGGTTCGGTAATCATGAATGATGAAGAAGGACCAGGGTTCGAAAATTGGGGTGTTGCACCAATGCCGACGAAGGATGGAGGCGCCTATTATAGTGACATGGTTCCGAAAGAAGGTTTAATGGTGTCGAATAGTACTGAGCATTGGGAAGAGGTACAGACTTTCTTAAACTACTTCATTGAAAATGGATATCGGGATGTGATTGTCGAATCTGGTGCACATGAACCGCCAATGGATATAGAAGTAAGTGATCCACCGTTTGAACAATACAACAAAATTAACGAAATTAATGGTCAGAATAGTATTGCAACACCAAGTATATATGAAAAAAACAGTGACACGATAGGGTTCATTCAAGATTATCAAGGTGGACTGTCCTATAGTACAGGATCGATCCTGGCAGGTTATCTGCAAGGAGAAGTTAGTGACGCTGGTGCGGAACTTGAAAAAGCGCAGGAAGAAGCACAAAAAGTATTTGATGAGAATCTTGAACAATATGAAAATGTAAACCAGTCTGATTTTGTATTTAATGATTGGGTGCCGTTTGAGCCATACACAACCGAATAG
- a CDS encoding ABC transporter substrate-binding protein, which translates to MTRKLSFLWLSVVFILSVLFLAACSDDQDASSTDSDNGEESGSEEPVTLSFFSADGVEKSFDDPVAQKITEKTGVKLELDYPVGGNDEAIPLMIASGDYPDLIFAKGDIGKLIEAGGVIKLDEMIEEKGDNLKAMYGDQIDRLRNSLEDPSIYTVGTNPVETAYWETSGTFQVQLDVLRELGYPEITTLDDLEKALTEYYEKYPEIDGQKTLPLSLLGSDWRWLITVGNPAGFAAGIQDDGQWAVDDETGETTYKFLLPEFKEYFKWLNGMNDKGLLDPESFTHTYDTYISKISAGRVLAIADQNWDFADADKALIADGKEWRTYAPLPVTISEDQTSQALKDYGFSGGWGIAISSTSEHQERAFEFLDWMASEEAQILINWGVEGENYDMVDGKRVMQEDDLERMQSDADYGKETGVGFYVHPFPRWGNGAVDSNGQSITPQNEQQIIDSFTDAENEVLAEYEMENWVDWFPKTEDLGISDHGAAYNYTIESGSDLEIIQQKADDLTQQRITQAILGDPADFDATWDAMIQELEDMNIDQANEAMTQKTQDTMELWGTN; encoded by the coding sequence ATGACGAGAAAGTTATCTTTCTTATGGTTATCTGTAGTATTTATCCTTTCTGTACTATTTTTGGCCGCTTGTAGTGATGATCAGGATGCAAGCAGCACAGATAGTGACAATGGGGAAGAAAGTGGAAGCGAAGAACCGGTTACATTATCGTTCTTCAGTGCAGATGGTGTGGAGAAGTCCTTTGATGATCCAGTAGCCCAAAAAATTACAGAGAAAACGGGTGTGAAACTGGAATTGGACTATCCTGTAGGTGGAAATGATGAAGCCATTCCTTTAATGATTGCCAGTGGAGACTATCCCGATTTAATTTTTGCAAAAGGTGATATTGGGAAACTGATTGAAGCAGGCGGTGTTATTAAATTAGATGAGATGATTGAGGAAAAAGGTGACAACCTAAAAGCAATGTATGGTGATCAGATTGATCGTTTACGTAATTCATTGGAAGATCCAAGCATCTATACAGTAGGCACAAATCCTGTAGAAACTGCTTATTGGGAAACAAGTGGGACGTTCCAGGTTCAATTAGATGTATTAAGAGAGCTTGGTTATCCTGAAATTACAACATTAGATGACTTAGAGAAAGCATTAACTGAGTATTATGAGAAGTATCCAGAAATTGATGGTCAAAAAACACTTCCATTATCCTTGCTAGGTAGTGACTGGCGTTGGTTGATCACAGTTGGGAACCCAGCAGGTTTTGCTGCAGGTATTCAGGATGATGGCCAATGGGCTGTAGATGATGAAACAGGTGAAACCACTTATAAATTCTTATTACCAGAATTTAAAGAGTACTTTAAATGGTTAAATGGTATGAATGATAAAGGTCTTTTAGATCCAGAATCTTTTACACATACGTATGATACGTATATTTCAAAAATATCGGCCGGTCGTGTTCTGGCAATTGCTGATCAAAACTGGGATTTTGCAGACGCAGATAAAGCACTTATTGCAGATGGAAAAGAATGGAGAACCTATGCACCACTTCCAGTAACTATCAGTGAAGACCAGACGTCACAAGCATTAAAAGACTATGGCTTTTCTGGTGGCTGGGGTATTGCTATCTCCTCTACAAGTGAACATCAGGAAAGAGCCTTCGAATTTTTAGACTGGATGGCATCCGAGGAAGCACAAATCCTTATTAATTGGGGTGTTGAAGGCGAAAATTATGATATGGTTGATGGTAAACGCGTGATGCAGGAAGATGATTTGGAACGTATGCAAAGTGATGCAGACTACGGTAAGGAAACAGGTGTAGGTTTCTACGTCCATCCATTCCCACGCTGGGGTAACGGGGCAGTAGATTCTAATGGTCAATCCATCACACCACAAAACGAACAACAGATCATTGACAGCTTTACAGATGCAGAGAATGAAGTATTAGCAGAATACGAAATGGAAAACTGGGTGGATTGGTTCCCTAAAACTGAAGATCTTGGTATTTCTGATCATGGCGCAGCTTACAATTATACGATTGAATCTGGCAGTGATTTAGAAATCATCCAGCAAAAAGCAGATGATTTAACACAACAACGAATCACGCAGGCTATCCTAGGTGATCCAGCAGACTTTGATGCAACATGGGATGCGATGATTCAGGAACTGGAAGATATGAATATTGATCAAGCAAATGAAGCAATGACACAGAAAACACAAGATACAATGGAACTTTGGGGTACGAACTAA
- a CDS encoding bile acid:sodium symporter family protein produces the protein MKVLERISSFAGNTFAIWVVLFAILSFLAPSGFTWLAEFITPLLGIIMFGMGLTLSANDFKEAFKRPKEVAIGVAGQFVIMPLLAFALVSIFPVSTEVAVGVILVGCCPGGTSSNVMTYLSKGDTALSVSITAVSTILAPVLTPALIYLFASQWLEVSAGSLFVTIVQIVLVPILLGLLVKALLKDKVEAGIKAIPLVSVVGIVAIVAAVVSVNQEQIAKTGLFIFLLVVLHNTLGYLIGYGLGKVLKMGPKQQKAVSIEVGMQNSGLGASLASAHFSPLSAVPSAIFSVWHNISGPIIATIFRKLQEKEEGRNN, from the coding sequence ATGAAAGTTTTAGAAAGAATCAGTAGTTTTGCAGGGAACACGTTTGCTATCTGGGTTGTACTTTTTGCAATCTTATCATTTCTTGCACCTTCAGGATTTACCTGGCTGGCAGAATTTATTACGCCATTGCTAGGTATCATTATGTTTGGCATGGGGTTAACATTGTCAGCGAATGATTTTAAAGAAGCGTTTAAACGCCCGAAAGAGGTGGCAATAGGTGTAGCTGGTCAATTTGTGATTATGCCACTGCTCGCTTTCGCACTTGTTTCAATTTTTCCTGTTTCTACAGAAGTAGCAGTAGGTGTCATTCTAGTTGGCTGTTGCCCAGGTGGGACTTCTTCCAATGTCATGACTTATTTATCAAAAGGCGATACTGCATTGTCCGTTTCGATTACAGCGGTATCTACTATACTGGCACCGGTTCTGACGCCGGCCTTAATTTATCTTTTTGCCAGCCAATGGTTAGAGGTATCTGCCGGTTCATTATTTGTAACGATTGTACAAATTGTTCTTGTACCAATTTTGTTAGGGCTACTTGTAAAAGCATTACTAAAGGACAAAGTTGAAGCTGGTATTAAGGCTATTCCGTTAGTATCCGTGGTTGGGATTGTAGCGATTGTTGCAGCAGTAGTCAGTGTCAACCAGGAGCAAATTGCTAAAACAGGACTATTTATTTTCTTGCTCGTGGTACTCCATAATACACTTGGTTATTTGATAGGTTATGGGCTTGGAAAGGTATTGAAAATGGGGCCAAAACAACAGAAGGCTGTCTCTATCGAAGTAGGGATGCAGAACTCAGGTCTAGGAGCTTCACTAGCTTCCGCACATTTCAGTCCATTGTCAGCCGTACCAAGCGCGATCTTTAGTGTATGGCATAATATTTCAGGACCGATCATTGCCACGATTTTTCGAAAGCTGCAGGAAAAAGAAGAGGGCAGAAATAATTAG
- a CDS encoding carbohydrate ABC transporter permease, translating into MKKKKWTPFDIILTFFMLIVIVVTLYPFLNILAISFNDAVDTARGGIHIWPREFTLANYQEIFGSNDRLLQAFTMSILRTVVGTIAGIIASTMLAYVLSRRDFVFNGLVGFILVLTMFISGGLIPEYLLIRKLGLINEFGVYIWPMLLSAFNVIIIRSFMDNLPPALEESAKMDGANDFVIFLRIIIPLCLPVIATIALFLAVMQWNSWFDTYLYARGNEVLTTLQFELMKIIDNANISSGDINNQNAQVIAGQTSPQSIKMAITIIATAPILAVYPFLQKYFVTGLTIGAVKS; encoded by the coding sequence ATGAAAAAAAAGAAATGGACACCATTTGACATTATCTTAACTTTCTTCATGTTAATAGTAATCGTCGTCACATTGTATCCGTTCTTGAATATTTTGGCGATTTCATTCAATGATGCAGTAGATACTGCCAGAGGTGGCATTCATATTTGGCCACGGGAATTCACTTTAGCCAATTATCAGGAGATTTTCGGAAGTAATGACAGGTTGCTGCAAGCATTTACAATGTCGATATTAAGAACAGTAGTCGGTACAATAGCAGGAATAATTGCGAGTACTATGCTGGCATACGTGTTAAGCAGAAGAGATTTTGTCTTTAATGGTTTAGTTGGCTTTATATTAGTCCTAACAATGTTCATCAGTGGCGGCTTAATTCCTGAATATTTGTTAATTCGTAAATTAGGCTTAATCAATGAATTTGGAGTATACATTTGGCCGATGCTCTTATCAGCATTTAACGTCATTATTATCCGGTCATTTATGGATAATTTACCGCCAGCACTAGAAGAATCAGCCAAAATGGATGGAGCCAATGACTTTGTAATCTTCCTTAGAATTATTATTCCGTTATGTTTGCCGGTAATTGCAACGATTGCATTATTCCTGGCAGTTATGCAGTGGAATAGCTGGTTTGATACGTATTTGTACGCGAGAGGTAATGAAGTGTTGACGACGTTACAATTTGAATTGATGAAGATAATAGATAATGCCAATATATCGAGTGGTGATATCAATAATCAGAATGCCCAGGTTATAGCGGGTCAAACGAGTCCGCAATCAATTAAAATGGCAATTACCATTATTGCCACTGCCCCTATTTTAGCTGTATATCCATTTTTACAGAAGTACTTTGTAACCGGATTAACGATAGGCGCAGTAAAAAGTTAG
- a CDS encoding DUF4340 domain-containing protein: MKKKQSWWLLLLIIAVGIIIALGILSDEPAEEANSSTNEVSLLENTDQIAHIKVFADQNVELEKNNEEWGLVNNEQPVDTEKLDSFISSMKDMKGEETDVKKRNVNLDFPRVTVAFTDADGEEQQISIGQLDKESNRYYVAQREQDKIYLVDSSVIQTIPLKNQDVLQTGLLSISADTLTELKIANGTEEIALSNEPVYSEEESLAHISGWYMHEPYQGVYSVAYSKMEEMLLGMEQIQQIGTASADADHGLDNAEFTITFSSAEKSETLLVGNPAADNQYYVKLKNEDTVYTVPTDVLDPYSYKAFDMIDHFVDIVALEVLSELKITAPDQSYHFTFDHEEQDSEIKTTVHHQGETANTEDFRSIYQSLAGLRFDEPTEDVSNEEAEVTIEYTIQTQQDEISHQVAFIPISDEAYAVKTNDTPAEFSIKKEKVTEVLEQLKETYGE, from the coding sequence ATGAAGAAAAAACAATCATGGTGGCTATTACTTCTGATTATTGCTGTTGGGATTATTATTGCGTTAGGCATCTTATCAGATGAGCCAGCAGAAGAAGCAAATTCATCGACGAACGAAGTATCATTGCTCGAGAACACAGATCAAATCGCACACATTAAGGTCTTCGCTGATCAAAATGTGGAATTGGAAAAGAACAACGAGGAGTGGGGGCTGGTTAACAATGAACAACCGGTTGATACGGAAAAGCTTGATAGCTTCATTTCCTCAATGAAAGACATGAAAGGCGAGGAAACGGACGTAAAAAAACGAAATGTTAACCTGGATTTCCCACGGGTAACGGTCGCTTTTACAGATGCAGATGGGGAGGAACAACAAATCTCCATTGGGCAGTTAGACAAAGAAAGTAATCGCTATTATGTAGCACAACGTGAACAAGACAAAATTTACCTGGTTGATAGCAGCGTGATTCAAACGATTCCATTAAAAAATCAAGATGTACTGCAGACCGGATTATTATCGATCAGTGCTGACACACTAACAGAATTGAAAATTGCTAATGGTACCGAAGAGATTGCGTTAAGTAATGAACCAGTCTACTCAGAAGAAGAGTCACTGGCACACATCAGCGGCTGGTATATGCATGAGCCATATCAAGGTGTGTACAGTGTTGCATATTCGAAAATGGAAGAAATGCTGTTAGGAATGGAACAAATTCAACAGATCGGAACAGCTTCAGCGGATGCTGATCATGGCTTAGATAATGCGGAGTTCACGATTACTTTTTCTTCTGCGGAAAAAAGCGAAACATTATTGGTTGGAAACCCTGCTGCAGATAACCAATACTATGTCAAATTGAAAAATGAAGATACGGTTTATACCGTACCTACTGATGTTCTGGATCCTTATAGTTACAAGGCATTTGATATGATCGATCACTTTGTGGATATCGTTGCATTAGAGGTGTTAAGCGAATTGAAGATAACGGCACCTGATCAATCCTACCATTTTACATTCGACCATGAAGAACAAGATAGTGAAATAAAAACAACCGTTCACCATCAGGGCGAGACAGCAAACACAGAAGATTTCAGATCAATCTATCAATCATTAGCCGGTTTGCGCTTTGATGAGCCAACTGAAGATGTTTCAAATGAAGAGGCGGAAGTAACGATAGAATACACGATCCAAACACAGCAAGATGAAATCTCCCACCAAGTCGCATTCATTCCAATATCTGATGAAGCTTATGCGGTGAAGACAAATGATACCCCTGCAGAATTTAGTATTAAGAAAGAGAAAGTAACAGAAGTACTGGAACAATTAAAAGAAACATATGGAGAATAA
- a CDS encoding TSUP family transporter, with amino-acid sequence MLSELDITLLLILIAFGFLAGFIDSVAGGGGLISLPVLLSTGMNPAAAVATNKLVGTMGSFTSSLVFFKSGKLELSTVYKLFPVVFIGSIIGAWTVHLMDPAVLKPLMLIMLALVAFYTLVKKDWGGIYSQKKLTKRNFILFVAAMFAIGCYDGFLGPGTGSFLIFAFLIIGADFIKAAGNAKFLNFGSNIAALLMFIYLGEVNFLYGFPMAIACVGGAVMGARLAISKGSRYIRFIFITITFVLLAKNLYDVLGF; translated from the coding sequence ATATTGTCAGAACTTGATATCACATTATTACTAATATTGATCGCTTTCGGATTTCTAGCTGGATTTATCGATTCAGTTGCTGGCGGAGGCGGTCTGATTTCGTTGCCTGTTCTATTATCAACAGGCATGAACCCGGCGGCCGCGGTCGCTACCAATAAATTAGTAGGGACGATGGGTTCCTTCACCAGCTCTCTTGTTTTCTTTAAATCTGGTAAACTTGAATTATCGACTGTCTATAAGTTATTTCCTGTCGTTTTTATTGGATCTATCATCGGAGCGTGGACGGTCCATTTAATGGATCCAGCAGTATTAAAACCCCTGATGCTGATTATGCTTGCTCTTGTAGCGTTTTATACGTTGGTTAAGAAAGACTGGGGCGGTATATACAGTCAAAAGAAGCTTACGAAACGTAATTTCATCCTGTTTGTGGCTGCAATGTTTGCAATAGGTTGTTATGATGGTTTTCTGGGGCCGGGAACAGGCTCTTTTTTGATCTTTGCCTTTTTGATCATAGGTGCAGATTTTATTAAAGCGGCTGGTAATGCAAAATTTCTTAACTTCGGAAGTAATATTGCTGCATTATTAATGTTTATCTATTTAGGTGAGGTTAATTTTCTATACGGTTTTCCAATGGCAATAGCTTGTGTCGGCGGAGCAGTGATGGGAGCGCGTTTAGCGATAAGTAAGGGGAGCCGCTATATTCGATTTATATTTATAACGATTACCTTTGTGCTATTAGCAAAGAATTTGTATGACGTGTTAGGATTTTAG
- the pepF gene encoding oligoendopeptidase F: MAKTKRLHRSEVPEAQKWDLSDIFPDQETWEKELKAIQTDISQVTSFKGNLVTSAANLLNGLTTYENYLKRVGKVSTYAELRITTAGSDPGNQRDAARVSSAMATINAKLSFIQSELLTLSEEETAQFLQEEKGLVTYKKLLKDTLEQKPYTLAPNVEETLAALGEIHDAPFMIYERSTSSDMTFASIKDENGQDLPMSASLYEDLYEMEANTDIRRNAYKSFIQTLSQYQHTYAATYATEVTKQVTLARLKNYESVTDMLLLPQQVTKEMYYNQLDVSQQELAPHMQRYAKLLKDKMGLAELQFADLKAPLDPDFNPSTTYEETKSLIHDALQVMGPEYSDMIQKGLNERWIDLADNIGKQSGAFCATPYGVHPYILVTWTGAMRGAFVLAHELGHAGHFHLAGKHQSLVNSEPSTYFVEAPSTINELLLANHLLGTTTDNRMKRWVITQLLGTYYHNFVTHLLEGEFQRRVYELAEAGTPLTADVLNEQKLAVLKNFWGNSVSFDEGAGLTWMRQPHYYMGLYPYTYSAGLTVATAVAKRIQTDGKPAADNWLEVLKAGGTLKPLDLIHKAGVDMSKPDAIKETVAYIGSLVDALEESYQ; the protein is encoded by the coding sequence ATGGCAAAAACAAAGCGTCTTCACCGTTCTGAAGTACCTGAAGCACAAAAATGGGACTTATCCGATATATTTCCTGATCAAGAAACTTGGGAAAAAGAACTAAAAGCGATTCAAACTGACATTTCTCAAGTAACATCCTTTAAAGGCAACTTAGTAACCAGCGCCGCCAACTTATTGAATGGATTAACAACATATGAAAACTATCTGAAACGTGTAGGTAAAGTAAGTACATATGCTGAATTACGAATTACTACCGCTGGCAGCGATCCAGGTAATCAGCGTGATGCTGCCAGAGTATCTTCAGCCATGGCAACTATCAATGCAAAGCTTTCCTTTATACAATCAGAATTATTAACACTATCTGAAGAGGAAACAGCTCAATTTTTGCAGGAAGAGAAAGGGCTCGTCACCTACAAAAAATTATTAAAAGATACATTAGAGCAAAAACCGTATACTTTAGCACCGAATGTTGAAGAAACATTGGCGGCATTAGGTGAAATTCATGACGCGCCTTTCATGATTTATGAACGCAGTACTTCTTCTGATATGACATTTGCATCTATTAAAGATGAAAATGGCCAAGATCTACCGATGTCTGCTTCTTTATATGAAGATCTTTATGAAATGGAGGCGAACACAGACATTCGTCGTAACGCCTACAAGTCTTTTATCCAAACACTGAGTCAGTATCAACATACATATGCAGCGACCTATGCAACTGAAGTGACGAAACAGGTTACATTAGCTCGTCTTAAAAATTATGAATCTGTGACAGATATGCTGCTTCTTCCTCAGCAGGTTACGAAAGAAATGTATTATAATCAGCTTGATGTAAGTCAACAGGAACTAGCACCACACATGCAGCGTTACGCAAAGTTATTGAAGGATAAAATGGGATTAGCTGAATTGCAATTTGCTGACTTAAAAGCACCACTGGATCCAGACTTTAATCCTTCTACTACTTATGAAGAAACCAAATCATTGATTCATGATGCATTGCAAGTCATGGGACCAGAATATAGTGATATGATACAAAAAGGACTAAATGAACGGTGGATTGATTTAGCTGATAACATCGGTAAACAATCTGGTGCTTTCTGCGCCACTCCATACGGTGTTCATCCTTATATTCTCGTAACATGGACAGGTGCTATGCGAGGTGCTTTCGTTTTAGCCCATGAACTGGGACATGCTGGGCACTTTCATTTAGCAGGTAAACATCAGTCGCTGGTAAACTCTGAACCATCTACCTATTTCGTGGAGGCACCTTCCACAATTAATGAACTATTGTTAGCCAATCACTTACTAGGCACGACAACTGATAATCGGATGAAGCGCTGGGTAATTACACAATTGCTGGGGACCTATTACCATAATTTTGTTACGCATCTTTTAGAGGGAGAGTTCCAACGTCGGGTCTACGAACTAGCGGAAGCTGGTACTCCTTTAACCGCGGACGTCTTGAACGAACAGAAATTAGCTGTACTGAAAAACTTCTGGGGCAATAGCGTAAGTTTTGATGAAGGAGCAGGACTGACATGGATGCGTCAACCCCATTATTATATGGGCTTATATCCATACACATATTCCGCAGGTCTAACCGTAGCAACCGCAGTAGCTAAGCGTATTCAAACAGACGGAAAACCTGCAGCTGACAACTGGTTGGAAGTATTAAAAGCAGGTGGAACGCTAAAACCACTTGACCTTATTCACAAAGCAGGAGTAGATATGTCAAAACCGGACGCAATCAAGGAAACAGTCGCATATATCGGTTCACTTGTTGATGCATTAGAAGAAAGCTATCAATAA
- a CDS encoding ROK family protein, giving the protein MKNELYLCFDVGGTNVKYGVLDREGNFLFQDKYPTNRQDMEAFANDLSNTVDNVSRNYPIAKIGVSFPGFINPTTGFAQYAGAFEQLHGTNILELLSKNVNIPIVIENDANCATLAEKITGNAVDSDHFICITIGTGIGGGIFVNGALLNGYSFKAGEFGLMIVNGMENGYQNMHEIASTSSFIQQYKQIKHLADDVHIEGDEVFKEAETDPEVNAMLERWFQYVSFGIFNLAATLNPEKILIGGAISERPDLYERLEKTLMTIPSWPDVKAALVPCKHHNDAGMLGALYKCLK; this is encoded by the coding sequence ATGAAGAATGAATTATATCTTTGTTTTGATGTTGGTGGAACTAATGTCAAGTACGGAGTGTTAGACAGGGAAGGGAACTTTCTTTTTCAAGATAAATATCCGACGAATCGCCAGGATATGGAAGCATTTGCGAATGATTTATCGAATACAGTTGACAACGTATCGAGAAACTATCCAATTGCAAAAATAGGTGTCAGCTTTCCAGGGTTTATTAACCCAACTACAGGGTTTGCCCAATATGCTGGCGCGTTTGAGCAGTTGCATGGGACAAACATTTTGGAATTACTATCGAAAAACGTCAATATCCCGATTGTGATAGAAAATGATGCGAATTGTGCGACATTGGCAGAGAAAATTACAGGTAACGCGGTAGATAGTGATCATTTTATCTGTATTACCATCGGAACAGGTATCGGTGGCGGTATTTTTGTAAATGGTGCGCTTTTAAATGGGTACAGCTTTAAAGCAGGTGAATTTGGTTTGATGATAGTCAATGGCATGGAAAATGGTTATCAGAATATGCATGAAATTGCTTCGACCAGTTCATTTATTCAACAATATAAACAGATCAAACATCTGGCAGATGACGTACATATAGAGGGCGATGAAGTGTTTAAAGAAGCCGAAACCGATCCGGAAGTGAATGCTATGCTTGAAAGATGGTTCCAATATGTCAGTTTTGGGATCTTTAACTTGGCAGCAACACTGAATCCAGAAAAAATCTTAATTGGTGGTGCAATCAGTGAGCGTCCAGATCTGTATGAACGATTGGAAAAAACACTAATGACGATTCCATCGTGGCCGGATGTAAAGGCAGCATTAGTTCCTTGCAAACATCATAATGATGCGGGGATGCTGGGGGCATTGTATAAATGCTTGAAATAA